One segment of Campylobacter hominis ATCC BAA-381 DNA contains the following:
- a CDS encoding fumarylacetoacetate hydrolase family protein — MKLITYKNGKNRSLGVLGCDDTVFDFSLAGLNFADMHEFIVKHKKSDLKKLKKFSKKSGGLKLKNSSKCPSITPRQDVICLGINYLEHAIESYKFKNIKFDGKREYAVYFSKRVNEATGDFGKIEPHFDLTQKLDYEAELAVIIGKDAKNVSADEAENYIFGYTILNDFSARDLQNNHKQWYFGKSLDTFTAIGPCIVTSDEIDTENLVIKCFVNGELRQNSNTSNMIFDKNFVISELSAGITLKAGSVISMGTPSGVGMGFTPPKFLKSGDKIECEIENIGKLTNFIR; from the coding sequence ATGAAACTGATAACTTATAAAAACGGCAAAAATCGTTCTTTAGGAGTTTTAGGATGTGACGACACGGTTTTTGATTTTAGTTTGGCGGGATTAAATTTTGCCGATATGCATGAATTTATCGTCAAACATAAAAAAAGCGATTTAAAAAAATTGAAAAAATTCTCCAAAAAAAGCGGCGGATTGAAGTTGAAAAACAGCAGTAAATGTCCATCTATCACGCCAAGACAAGATGTCATTTGCTTGGGAATAAATTATTTGGAGCACGCAATTGAATCATATAAATTTAAAAACATTAAATTTGACGGAAAGCGCGAATATGCCGTTTATTTTAGCAAACGCGTAAATGAAGCGACAGGCGATTTCGGCAAGATTGAACCACATTTTGATTTGACGCAAAAGCTTGATTATGAAGCTGAACTTGCCGTAATTATCGGCAAAGATGCAAAAAACGTAAGTGCCGATGAAGCTGAAAATTACATTTTCGGTTACACTATTTTAAATGATTTTTCTGCAAGAGATTTACAAAACAATCACAAACAATGGTATTTCGGCAAAAGCCTTGATACATTTACGGCAATCGGCCCTTGCATAGTAACATCAGATGAAATAGATACTGAAAATTTAGTTATAAAATGCTTTGTAAACGGCGAACTTCGCCAAAATTCAAATACTTCAAATATGATTTTTGATAAAAATTTTGTCATCTCTGAGCTTAGTGCAGGAATTACTTTAAAAGCTGGAAGCGTTATTTCTATGGGGACGCCAAGTGGTGTCGGAATGGGTTTTACACCGCCAAAATTCTTAAAATCCGGTGATAAAATCGAATGTGAAATAGAAAATATCGGAAAATTAACAAATTTTATAAGGTAG